A genomic window from Camelina sativa cultivar DH55 chromosome 2, Cs, whole genome shotgun sequence includes:
- the LOC104733809 gene encoding uncharacterized protein LOC104733809 — MSSAMDKALMAMSIEEEDLPFDMPDLPEYSSCERNVLSLVGRTLNPNRQPMDQLIRAMPRKWQKLGRVRGVALSKERFQFFFNSEHDLIEVLEKGVHTFNEWTIVVDRWYESPPDNYLQFTPIWIQMWNLPINFYTKKALTALGEQINQVLEVAFDTEKPQVQEFVRAKILFDVSRPLRRSKTVNLPKGGTATVFFEYERVQKRCYECQRMTHDKDVCPLLIKKRQDLADARRAGIVLEKPQKIPVLKESDPLYGVLNEDQVGIDPNTGRPRIAPSVFEGMRQYLRVCNEEEKLLRIDKVKTSVGEVEMDPLAQKSILRLEPLPIFHQNINKDKGVVFNYGSSSTAEKSSSSLVMKTKEGQPQLSPVPEKLWLMEADPSFSVESSGSSGIVRNKTKAKSRKRPTKNNRFPQSTKPKPGNAQGEMGSEDQSGSKEKRKTVGVGPSTVKSQKLNPQEVIPKGGLPTIQ, encoded by the exons ATGTCGTCAGCGATGGACAAAGCCTTGATGGCGATGTCGATTGAGGAAGAAGACCTGCCCTTTGATATGCCGGATTTACCAGAGTATTCTTCCTGTGAAAGAAACGTGTTGAGTTTAGTCGGTCGTACTCTAAATCCAAATCGCCAGCCAATGGATCAACTCATCCGAGCTATGCCTAGGAAGTGGCAGAAGCTGGGTAGAGTTCGAGGTGTGGCGCTTTCAAAGGAGaggtttcaatttttcttcaaTTCAGAACACGATTTGATTGAAGTTCTTGAAAAAGGCGTTCATACTTTCAACGAGTGGACTATAGTGGTGGATAGGTGGTACGAGTCACCTCCAGATAACTATCTGCAGTTCACGCCCATCTGGATTCAGATGTGGAACCTGCCTATCAATTTCTATACTAAGAAGGCCCTTACTGCTTTGGGAGAACAGATTAATCAAGTTTTAGAAGTAGCTTTCGATACTGAAAAACCCCAGGTTCAAGAGTTCGTTAGAGCGAAGATTCTCTTTGATGTCTCAAGACCTTTGAGAAGATCAAAAACGGTGAATCTCCCAAAGGGTGGTACTGCAACAGTATTTTTCGAGTACGAAAGGGTGCAGAAGAGGTGTTACGAGTGTCAAAGAATGACACATGATAAAGATGTGTGCCCCTTGCTTATTAAGAAAAGACAAGACTTGGCAGATGCTAGAAGAGCGGGTATTGTTCTTGAGAAGCCTCAAAAGATTCCTGTCCTGAAGGAATCTGATCCTTTGTATGGAGTTCTTAATGAAGATCAGGTAGGAATAGATCCAAATACGGGGAGACCAAGAATAGCTCCATCGGTTTTTGAAGGAATGAGACAATACTTGAGAGTCtgtaatgaagaagaaaagctgCTTAGGATTGATAAAGTCAAAACTTCAGTGGGGGAAGTTGAAATGGATCCTTTGGCTCAGAAGTCAATTTTAAGGTTGGAGCCCTTACcaatttttcaccaaaatataaacaaagacaAAGGAGTAGTTTTCAATTATGGGAGCTCCTCTACAGCTGAAAAATCCTCAAGCTCGCTGGTTatgaagacaaaagaaggtcaACCTCAGCTCTCCCCAGTCCCGGAGAAATTATGGTTGATGGAAGCGGATCCTTCCTTCTCAGTGGAAAGTTCAG GGTCCTCCGGGATTGTCAGGAATAAGACCAAGGCCAAGTCGAGAAAAAGACCAACAAAGAACAACAGATTTCCACAATCAACTAAACCAAAGCCTGGAAATGCTCAAGGAGAGATGGGTAGTGAAGATCAGTCGGGTagtaaggaaaaaagaaaaacagttgGAGTGGGTCCAAGCACTGTAAAATCTCAAAAGCTAAACCCTCAAGAGGTGATCCCAAAGGGGGGATTGCCTACCATCCAATGA